A single region of the Leptodactylus fuscus isolate aLepFus1 chromosome 5, aLepFus1.hap2, whole genome shotgun sequence genome encodes:
- the NRIP2 gene encoding nuclear receptor-interacting protein 2, whose translation MSFQRPPLGPGEDARARGSPKKEQDFRGSAILHQQRRLKQATQFVHKDSADLLPLDQLRRLGTSKDLQPHCVIQRRLMGGSPIKETSRLAQVPQICGQEPQSPNDETRPPELHEEDQSPVPNQLLPTKQPEERAEEGWRGHVLLVPCKVGPWDVCATLSTERQENLISKACVKRLGLQATNGPEERTAVDIELGGATLTCKAVIVDGDTAELCLGLETLISLQTCIDLVRGVLKTPTQEIPFMKPSAQRPMKMMDVESDPSDQ comes from the exons ATGAGCTTTCAGAGGCCGCCCCTTGGTCCAGGAGAAGACGCCAGGGCAAGAGGTTCCCCCAAAAAAGAACAAGACTTCCGGGGTTCGGCCATCCTGCACCAGCAAAGGCGCCTCAAACAAGCCACCCAGTTTGTGCACAAGGATTCTGCAGATCTGCTGCCCCTGGACCAGCTGCGCAGACTGGGCACCTCTAAGGACCTG CAACCTCACTGTGTGATCCAGAGGCGTCTCATGGGTGGTAGCCCCATTAAAGAGACCAGCAGATTAGCACAGGTCCCCCAGATATGTGGTCAGGAGCCACAGTCCCCTAATGACGAGACAAGACCACCCGAGTTGcatgaagaagaccaaagtccaGTCCCAAATCAGCTGCTGCCCACCAAACAACCAGAGGAGAGGGCGGAGGAGGGTTGGAGAGGACACGTCCTGCTGGTCCCCTGTAAG GTTGGTCCCTGGGATGTTTGTGCCACGTTGTCCACTGAACGGCAAGAAAATCTCATCTCTAAGGCCTGCGTGAAAAGATTGGG GCTACAGGCCACAAACGGTCCTGAGGAGAGGACGGCGGTGGACATCGAACTGGGCGGAGCGACGCTGACCTGTAAAGCTGTGATTGTAG ATGGCGACACCGCtgagctctgcctaggcctggaGACGCTGATATCTCTCCAG ACTTGCATTGACTTGGTACGTGGTGTCCTGAAGACCCCAACCCAAGAGATACCATTCATGAAGCCCTCAGCCCAGCGCCCCATGAAGATGATGGACGTGGAGAGCGATCCCAGTGATCAGTAG
- the TEX52 gene encoding testis-expressed protein 52, translated as MSWSSHPIPLLSDPPVHTSGFTPRSIHRILLQHPPYTDAKLELMTKIRSPLRKRQPPNHTLGYLTWLEVSRLPPVLSLRQDRPHDSAVWRQISAAPACPGPRRTVPPPSRMEGNTWDKFICCRGIQRSDRDSRALRIRSQGRMPPTDTHGNILPPEGLRRYKAPAITTAAAPQEPSIPAETGRYTAPQIPHKPQNLILKNSAPNHHEILQKYRELQRGSPSIAPYNSRMSTPRTAPPVTQFNSRHQSDQTEAESQETSHME; from the exons ATGTCTTGGAGTTCGCACCCCATCCCGCTACTGTCAGACCCCCCAGTCCACACTTCCGGCTTCACTCCCCGCAGCATCCATAGGATCCTAttacagcaccccccttatacaGATGCAAAGCTGGAGCTGATGACAAAAATCAGGAGCCCCTTAAGGAAACGGCAGCCCCCAAATCACACCCTGGGCTACCTCACATGGCTAGAAGTCAGCCGCTTGCCCCCTGTCCTCTCCCTGCGCCAAGACAGACCCCATGACAGCGCGGTGTGGAGACAGATCAGTGCAGCCCCGGCCTGCCCAGGACCCCGGCGGACCGTCCCACCACCGTCCCGCATGGAGGGGAACACATGGGACAAGTTCATCTGCTGCCGGGGAATACAGAGAAGTGACAGGGATTCAAGGGCGTTACGTATTCGTAGCCAAGGAAGGATGCCCCCTACAGACACTCACGGGAATATCCTACCACCGGAAGGCCTCAGGCG ATACAAGGCACCGGCTATAACCACGGCAGCTGCTCCACAAGAGCCGTCCATCCCTGCGGAGACGGGACGTTACACTGCACCCCAGATtccccacaaaccccaaaaccTGATCCTAAAGAACAGCGCCCCCAACCATCACGAAATCCTACAGAAATATCGGGAGCTGCAGCGAGGATCGCCGAGCATCGCACCGTATAACAGCAGGATGAGCACTCCGAGGACCGCGCCGCCAGTCACCCAA TTCAATAGTCGCCACCAAAGCGACCAGACCGAGGCCGAGTCACAGGAAACCTCCCATATGGAGTAA
- the FKBP4 gene encoding peptidyl-prolyl cis-trans isomerase FKBP4 has translation MTAEEVKSEQGAQDINMEGVDISPKGDQGVLKEITKEGTSSEMPMIGDKVSVHYTGWLLDGTKFDSSRDRKDKFTFDLGKGQVIKAWDIAVATMRIGEICRVTCKPEYAYGASGSPPKIPPNAVLIFEIELFDFQGEDLSTEEDGGIIRRIRVKGEGYSKPNEGAVVEMRVQGSHDGRVFDDRDLRFEVGEGEGLGIPPGVETAVQQMEKGEEAVLYLKPKYGFGSAGYEPFQIPPNAELQYELKLKSFEKAKESWEMNSEEKLEQGALVKERGTEYFKAGRYRQAIIQYKKIIQWLEHESGLSQEETAKSKSLLLAASLNLAACYLKLGEQRPALEHCSKALEFDSNNEKGLFRRAEAYMGVNELELAKGDLLRVIQLYPGNKAARAQLTQCQQRMREQHQREKKIYANMFQRLAEKESAKVPKEEAASSDVEMSEETEESQQSQATGNVAEPHS, from the exons ATGACCGCCGAGGAGGTGAAGAGCGAGCAGGGAGCCCAGGACATCAACATGGAGGGGGTAGACATCAGCCCCAAGGGGGACCAGGGAGTCCTGAAG GAGATTACGAAGGAGGGGACCAGCAGCGAGATGCCGATGATCGGCGACAAAGTCAGCGTCCACTACACCGGCTGGCTGCTCGACGGGACCAAGTTTGACTCCAGCAGAGACCGGAAGGACAAGTTCACCTTTGACCTGGGGAAAG GTCAGGTGATTAAGGCGTGGGACATCGCTGTGGCCACCATGAGGATCGGAGAGATTTGCCGGGTGACCTGTAAGCCCGAGTATGCCTACGGGGCGTCCGGGAGCCCCCCCAAGATCCCCCCCAATGCAGTGCTGATATTTGAG ATCGAGCTCTTTGACTTCCAAGGTGAAGATCTGTCCACAGAGGAGGACGGAGGAATCATCCGCAGGATCAGGGTGAAGGGCGAAGGCTACTCCAAACCCAACGAGGGCGCTGTTGTGGAAA TGCGAGTTCAGGGGTCACACGACGGCCGTGTATTTGACGATCGGGACCTGCGATTCGAGGTTGGAGAGGGCGAGGGTCTCGGTATCCCGCCCGGGGTGGAGACAGCGGTGCAGCAGATGGAGAAAGGGGAAGAGGCGGTGCTGTACCTGAAGCCTAA GTACGGTTTCGGCAGCGCCGGCTATGAACCTTTTCAAATCCCCCCCAACGCGGAGCTTCAATATGAACTGAAACTGAAGAGCTTTGAAAAG GCCAAGGAGTCCTGGGAGATGAACTCGGAGGAGAAGCTGGAGCAGGGGGCGCTGGTGAAGGAGCGAGGAACCGAATACTTCAAG gccGGCCGATACCGTCAGGCCATCATTCAGTACAAGAAGATCATCCAGTGGCTGGAACACGAGTCCGGGCTGTCGCAGGAGGAAACGGCCAAGTCCAAGTCCCTGCTGCTAGCCGCCTCTCTGAACCTGGCCGCATGCTACCTGAAGCTGGGGGAGCAGCGGCCCGCCCTGGAGCACTGCAGTAAG GCGCTGGAATTCGATTCCAACAATGAGAAGGGCCTGTTCCGCCGGGCGGAGGCGTACATGGGCGTGAACGAGCTGGAGCTGGCCAAGGGCGACCTGCTGAGGGTGATCCAGCTGTACCCGGGCAACAAGGCGGCGCGGGCGCAACTCACCCAGTGCCAACAGAGGATGCGGGAGCAGCACCAGCGCGAGAAGAAGATCTACGCCAATATGTTCCAGCGGCTGGCCGAGAAG GAATCTGCAAAAGTTCCAAAGGAAGAAGCGGCGAGCAGCGACGTGGAGATGAGCGAAGAGACGGAGGAATCGCAGCAGAGCCAAGCGACAGGAAACGTAGCTGAGCCCCATTCCTAG
- the FOXM1 gene encoding forkhead box protein M1, with protein sequence MRSSPRRPLILRRRRLNLPNQDGVRGPGTPEQRQTAVTGTGERRKQDLGQKKGVHEAKPAPPSQDHSGGTAASSSAPRSPAETPGLSGVKVMGHPTIPDTQLVVIPPDSDVESIIQALTVRGKESGAPNKFILITGSGSFHTQVEKLGLQSKAAEEIETIQLETPAPCHQEDAATKEGPELDDSLTNIHWLGKMSSDGLGPCDGKAEAAEKENCTPVTDPSKVQEEHKAAPATSQPWQGDACERPPYSYMALIQFAINSTPSKRMTLKDIYTWIEEHFPYFKHVAKPGWKNSIRHNLSLHDMFVRESPSNNKISYWTIHPQANRCLTLDQVFKASSSSSSTCSEPQQRPIPEVTKNMQNVASNIRAPERKMKPLLPRVDSYLIPVQFPVTQPLIFSPMEAFNPNLGTCEGPRNSKRVKIAPKVVLEMEEPPLPEPDKIEPDSSTLQTGLPQCPRVNGSRRKQQLVTPGSQEPELVLPDTSSSDSGLDTQFSFLQDTQPQEGPSQLTQDEGYSFKTPVKEKFMKPPASSTPSKPMSDSSCLQPWESDSPLTQDPLPEFSPVRIPRGSALTPFKDSFGTLSFWETPFKDLPYFGSPPDPMGTCSPASPQLETLDTPGEARKHRRCSKELQVGGATNRSLLEGLVLDTKDESLSKILLDISFSGLEEDNGVGTDTSYWGQLLNELR encoded by the exons ATGAGATCCAGCCCCCGAAGGCCCCTCATACTAAGACGACGTAGGCTCAACCTCCCCAATCAAGATGGCGTCCGCGGCCCAGGGACCCCTGAACAGAGGCAGACCGCCGTGACCGGTACAGGAGAACGAAGGAAGCAGGATCTGGGGCAGAAAAAGGGGGTACATGAGGCCAAACCAGCGCCCCCAAGCCAGGACCACAGTGGAGGAACCGCGGCATCTTCTTCTGCTCCGAGATCTCCGGCTGAGACCCCTGGTCTCTCAGGGGTTAAGGTCATGGGTCACCCGACCATCCCCGATACTCAGCTGGTGGTCATCCCCCCCGACTCTGACGTAGAGAGTATCATCCAGGCCCTGACCGTGCGGGGGAAGGAGAGCGGCGCCCCCAACAAGTTCATCCTCATCACTGGCAGCGGCTCCTTCCACACACAGGTCGAGAAACTCGGACTCCAAAGCAAAGCGGCCGAGGAAATCGAGACCATCCAGCTGGAGACCCCCGCCCCGTGTCATCAGGAGGACG CAGCTACCAAGGAGGGGCCGGAGCTGGACGACAGCCTGACCAATATACACTGGCTGGGGAAGATGAGCTCCGACGGGCTGGGACCCTGTGACGGCAAGgctgaggctgcagagaaggaaaACTGCACCCCTGTGACCGACCCCTCAAAG GTGCAGGAAGAACACAAGGCGGCCCCGGCAACGTCTCAGCCCTGGCAGGGGGATGCCTGTGAGCGCCCCCCATACTCCTACATGGCCCTCATCCAGTTTGCCATTAACAGCACGCCCTCCAAGAGGATGACCCTGAAAGACATCTACACCTGGATCGAGGAGCACTTCCCCTACTTCAAGCACGTGGCCAAACCGGGCTGGAAG AACTCCATCAGGCACAACCTCTCCCTGCACGACATGTTTGTACGGGAGAGCCCGAGCAACAACAAGATCTCCTACTGGACCATCCACCCCCAGGCCAACCGCTGCCTGACCCTCGACCAGGTATTCAAG GCTTCCAGCTCCTCGTCCTCCACCTGCAGTGAACCA CAGCAGCGGCCGATCCCGGAGGTGACTAAGAACATGCAGAACGTTGCGAGTAACATCAGGG CTCCCGAGCGCAAGATGAAACCTCTCCTGCCAAGGGTCGACTCCTATCTGATCCCTGTGCAGTTTCCTGTTACGCAGCCCTTGATCTTCTCTCCGATGGAGGCCTTCAATCCAAACCTGGGGACCTGTGAGGGGCCCCGCAACAGCAAGCGGGTCAAGATCGCCCCCAAG GTTGTGTTGGAGATGGAGGAGCCGCCTCTGCCAGAACCCGATAAGATTGAGCCGGACTCCTCCACCTTGCAGACCGGCCTCCCTCAATGCCCGCGGGTGAACGGCTCGAGGAGGAAGCAGCAGCTGGTCACCCCGGGATCTCAGGAGCCGGAGCTGGTTCTCCCTGACACCAGCTCTTCTGACTCCGGTTTGGACACCCAGTTCTCCTTCCTGCAGGACACCCAACCCCAGGAGGGCCCGTCCCAGCTCACCCAAGATGAGGGCTACTCCTTCAAGACCCCCGTTAAGGAGAAGTTCATGAAGCCCCCTGCTTCATCTACTCCCAGCAAACCAATGAGCGACTCTTCCTGCCTCCAGCCCTGGGAGTCGGACTCTCCCCTGACACAAGACCCCTTGCCAGAGTTCAGCCCTGTCAGAATCCCCCGAGGCTCCGCCCTTACCCCCTTCAAGGACAGTTTTGGTACCCTCAGTTTTTGGGAGACTCCTTTCAAAGACTTGCCCTATTTTGGTTCCCCCCCTGATCCGATGGGCACTTGTTCACCCGCTTCCCCTCAGCTGGAAACCCTGGACACGCCTGGCGAAGCTCGCAAACATCGACGCTGTTCCAAGGAGCTGCAAGTAGGAGGCGCCACTAACCGATCGCTCCTGGAGGGGCTGGTGCTGGACACGAAGGACGAGAGCCTCAGTAAGATCCTGCTGGACATCAGCTTCAGCGGGCTAGAGGAGGACAATGGTGTGGGCACGGACACCTCCTACTGGGGCCAGCTGCTCAATGAGCTCAGATAG
- the LOC142204198 gene encoding E3 ubiquitin-protein ligase TRIM39-like — translation MASAGLEKELECSICLSLYTDPVTLRCGHNFCRVCIDQHLNTQEGSRAYSCPDCREEFRDRPELKKNITLCNVVENVQSTQSHQEEISGIRCTYCVDSPAPAVRSCLHCEASLCDQHLRVHSKGPEHVLTEPSTDLEKRKCPVHKKVLEYYCTEDSACICVSCSLAGEHRGHQVEMLDEASKNKKKKLKDVLWKLITKREKTEERVQSLEEQWGKAQEKASGDAKRVTALFIDIRRRLDYLEKEILSEISRQEKQRSLSLSDRIHKLEIKKDELSMNIRHIEELCKMSDPLTVLQDPDTGDLYDPEEEGDDEDTGGDDEDDEDTGEDDEDDRGVEFISKISHMLSDITRDGSVVFYMQDPADILLDVNSAHNNLLISDDLKTATWTDTRQNRPETAKRFQDNPQVISSRRFTSGRHYWDVEVGGSGFWSVGVCYPSIARRGPQSFIGDNNKSWCLNIGKSDRCSVIHDSEAIELSHEVSSNRFRIYLDYEAGQLSFYELCDPIRRLCTFKTFTTTFTEPLHAALWVFDDYIKIAETSAAQRHDGRR, via the coding sequence ATGGCGTCTGCTGGTCTTGAGAAGGAGCTGGAATGCTCCATCTGTCTGAGCCTTTATACCgatcctgtaaccctgagatgtggacacaacttctgccggGTCTGTATCGATCAGCACCTGAATACACAGGAGGGGTCCAGAGCTTATTCCTGTCCTGACTGTAGAGAAGAGTTTCGGGATCGGCCGGAACTGAAGAAGAACATAACTCTGTGTAATGTAGTGGAGAACGTTCAGTCTACTCAGTCACATCAGGAGGAGATCTCCGGGATCCGCTGCACTTACTGTGTGGACTCTCCTGCACCTGCTGTTAGGTCCTGTCTACATTGTGAAGCTTCTCTGTGTGATCAACATCTGAGAGTCCACAGCAAAGGACCAGAACACGTCCTAACTGAGCCCAGCACCGacctggagaagaggaaatgtCCTGTCCATAAGAAGGTCCTGGAATATTACTGCACCGAGGACTCTGCTTGTATCTGTGTGTCCTGTAGTCTGGCCGGAGAACATCGAGGACACCAAGTAGAGATGCTGGATGAGGCCTCCAAAAACAAGAAGAAGAAACTCAAAGACGTTCTCTGGAAACTGATCACAAAGAGAGAGAAGACTGAGGAAAGAGTCCAGAGTCTGGAGGAGCAATGGGGAAAAGCTCAAGAAAAAGCATCTGGAGATGCCAAGAGAGTCACTGCCCTGTTTATAGATATCAGGAGACGACTGGACTACCTGGAGAAGGAGATCCTGAGTGAGATCTCCAGGCAGGAGAAGCAGCGGTCACTGTCACTCTCTGATAGGATCCATAAGCTGGAAATAAAGAAGGACGAGCTGTCCATGAATATAAGACACATTGAGGAGCTGTGTAAGATGTCTGAtccactgactgtcttacaggaTCCAGATACAGGTGACTTGTATGATCCTGAGGAGGAGGGAGatgatgaggacacagggggagatgatgaagatgatgaggacacaggggaagatgatgaagatgatCGGGGTGTGGAATTTATATCAAAGATATCGCACATGTTATCTGATATAACGAGAGATGGAAGTGTCGTCTTCTATATGCAGGATCCGGCagacatattactggatgtaaACTCAGCTCATAATAATCTCCTTATCTCAGACGACCTGAAGACTGCGACCTGGACAGATACAAGACAGAATCGCCCGGAAACAGCCAAGAGGTTCCAGGATAATCCTCAGGTGATAAGTAGCAGGAGGTTTACCTCAGGGCGCCATTACTGGGATGTGGAGGTTGGGGGGTcgggtttttggagtgtgggggtGTGTTACCCCAGTATAGCCAGAAGGGGGCCCCAGTCATTCATTGGAGATAATAACAAATCCTGGTGCTTAAATATAGGAAAGAGCGATCGGTGTTCAGTGATACATGACAGCGAAGCCATCGAGTTATCTCATGAGGTCTCCAGTAACAGATTCAGGATCTATCTGGATTATGAGGCCGGGCAGTTGTCCTTTtatgagctgtgtgaccccatcagacGTCTATGTACCTTCAAAACCTTCACTACCACCTTCACCGAGCCCCTTCATGCTGCATTATGGGTATTTGATGACTATATAAAGATAGCAGAGACATCGGCAGCCCAGAGACATGATGGGAGAAGATGA